A region of Acidihalobacter aeolianus DNA encodes the following proteins:
- the rhuM gene encoding virulence protein RhuM/Fic/DOC family protein, which yields MNKIVIFEYGDQPVQVRLEGETVWLSLQQLAELFERDKSVISRHLKNILDTKELERSAVVAKNATTAADGKTYQVEYYNLDAIISVGYRVNSTRATRFRQWATGVLRQHLVEGYTLNQQRLRERGIEFEQALDLLSRTLANQQLVSAEGEAVLGVIADYARSWSLLQGYDEQSLTGQTGKQQGMQALELDTVLSAIARLKAELIAKGEATELFGQVRGDGLASALATIEQGFGDELFYPNVASRAAHLLYLVIKNHPFADGNKRTGSFLFLWYLRLNQHLLARPVERLINDNTLVALALLVAESKPAQKELMVKLAEHFVLLKEVGA from the coding sequence ATGAATAAGATCGTGATTTTCGAGTACGGCGACCAGCCGGTACAGGTGCGGCTGGAGGGCGAAACGGTCTGGTTGAGCCTTCAGCAGTTGGCCGAGTTGTTCGAGCGCGACAAGTCGGTGATCTCCCGCCACCTGAAAAACATCCTTGATACCAAGGAGTTGGAGCGAAGCGCAGTTGTTGCAAAAAATGCAACAACTGCCGCCGATGGCAAAACCTATCAGGTTGAGTATTACAACCTCGACGCCATTATCTCCGTCGGCTACCGGGTCAACTCGACCCGCGCCACCCGCTTCCGCCAATGGGCCACCGGCGTGCTGCGCCAGCACCTGGTCGAGGGCTACACCCTCAACCAACAACGCCTGCGCGAGCGCGGCATCGAGTTCGAGCAGGCGCTGGACTTGCTTTCGCGCACGCTGGCCAACCAGCAACTGGTCAGCGCCGAAGGCGAAGCGGTGCTGGGCGTAATTGCCGACTACGCCCGCAGTTGGAGCCTGTTGCAGGGTTACGACGAGCAGAGCCTGACCGGGCAGACCGGCAAGCAGCAGGGCATGCAGGCGCTGGAACTGGATACCGTGCTGTCCGCCATTGCCCGGCTCAAGGCCGAGCTGATCGCCAAAGGCGAGGCCACCGAGCTGTTCGGCCAGGTGCGCGGCGACGGGCTGGCATCCGCCCTGGCCACCATCGAGCAGGGCTTTGGCGACGAGCTGTTTTACCCCAACGTCGCCAGCCGGGCGGCGCATCTGCTGTATCTGGTGATCAAGAACCACCCCTTCGCCGATGGCAACAAGCGCACCGGGTCTTTTCTGTTCCTGTGGTACCTGCGCCTGAACCAGCACCTGCTGGCGCGGCCCGTGGAGCGGCTGATCAACGACAACACTCTGGTGGCGCTGGCGCTGCTGGTGGCCGAAAGCAAGCCCGCTCAGAAAGAACTGATGGTGAAGCTGGCGGAGCATTTTGTGTTGTTGAAAGAGGTTGGCGCATGA
- a CDS encoding type I restriction endonuclease subunit R, which translates to MAFLSEAQLENALLEQLAGLGFACASDEIIGPDGKQPEREAYDEVVLKGRLTAAVARLNPALPAEAQDDAVRRLTQSELPNLLEENRRIHRLLTEGADVEYYAEDGTLTAGKVRLIDFEQPTNNDWLAVQQLTVIAGQVKRRPDVVVFVNGLPLAVIELKAPGGENATLAGAFNQLQTYKQQIPALFRSNALLVTSDGLSARAGSLSADQERFMPWRTTDGTRIEPKGMPEMATLIEGVFEQGRFLDLLRHFTVFGETGGGLIKIIAGYHQFHAVKKAVISTLRASQRTVAEDPAVYGLPSVKDQPPGDHKAGVIWHTQGSGKSLLMAFYAGLLVFDPRMTNPTLVVLTDRNDLDDQLFATFSMCKDLIRQTPVQAEDREHLRSLLHRASGGVIFTTLQKFAPQPGETEFPTLTDRSNVVVIADEAHRSQYGFKAKVAGKTGEIAYGFAKYLRDALPNASFIGFTGTPIEKDDVNTPAVFGHYIDIYDISRAVEDGATVPIYYESRLARIELDEDEKPRIDAEIEALLEDEDEPSAERTKQKWSTVEALVGSDKRLARVAADLVQHFEDRVAALDGKAMVVCMSRRICVALYDEIIKLRPDWHSQDDHAGQIKIVMTGAASDPPEWQQHIGNKTRRDLLAKRARDPHDPLRLVIVRDMWLTGFDAPSMHTMYIDKPMRGHGLMQAIARVNRVFRDKPAGLIVDYIGIAQNLKSALAQYSKPDQDKTGIDEAEAIAVLLEKYEIVRDMFHGFDYRSGLGGTPTERLAMMAGAIEWILDKQQQWAAAEKTPEAKKQAQRRFADGVLALSKAFALAASSDEARGIREEVGFFQAIWAALIKTGNTAGTTRQDRELAIQQIVSRAVISTEIVDILAAAGIQTPDISILSDEFLFEVQQMEKKNLGLEALRKLLNDSIRSRSHSNVVETRGFTERLEDAIARYHANAITTAEVLQELIKLAQDIRAARSRGEEQGLSDEEIAFYDALAENESALQVMGDDKLRVIAHELLVSLRENVAVDWAHRESARARLRVLVKRILRKYGYPPDLQDAAVQTVLQQAEVLSALWQPGYAH; encoded by the coding sequence ATGGCCTTTCTCTCCGAAGCCCAACTGGAAAATGCGCTGCTCGAACAACTGGCCGGGCTGGGCTTCGCCTGCGCCTCGGACGAGATCATCGGTCCGGACGGCAAGCAGCCGGAGCGGGAGGCCTACGATGAGGTGGTGCTCAAAGGCCGACTCACCGCCGCCGTGGCGCGGCTGAACCCGGCGCTGCCCGCTGAGGCGCAGGACGACGCCGTTCGCCGCCTGACGCAGTCGGAACTGCCCAACCTGCTGGAGGAGAACCGCCGCATCCACCGGCTGCTCACCGAAGGCGCGGATGTGGAGTACTACGCCGAGGACGGCACGCTGACGGCAGGCAAGGTGCGGCTGATCGACTTTGAGCAACCGACCAACAACGACTGGCTGGCGGTGCAGCAGCTCACGGTGATCGCCGGGCAGGTGAAGCGCCGGCCCGATGTGGTGGTGTTCGTCAACGGCCTGCCGCTGGCGGTGATCGAACTCAAAGCCCCCGGCGGCGAGAACGCGACGCTGGCCGGCGCCTTCAATCAACTCCAGACCTACAAACAGCAGATTCCGGCGCTGTTTCGCAGCAATGCGCTGCTGGTGACCTCCGATGGCCTGTCGGCACGGGCGGGCTCCCTATCGGCGGATCAGGAGCGTTTCATGCCCTGGCGCACCACCGACGGCACCCGGATCGAGCCCAAGGGGATGCCGGAAATGGCCACGCTGATCGAGGGCGTATTCGAGCAGGGGCGCTTCCTCGATCTGTTGCGCCACTTCACCGTGTTCGGCGAGACCGGCGGCGGGCTAATCAAGATCATCGCCGGTTACCACCAGTTCCACGCCGTGAAGAAGGCCGTGATTTCCACGCTACGGGCGAGCCAGCGTACGGTGGCCGAGGACCCAGCCGTCTACGGACTGCCCAGCGTCAAGGACCAACCGCCCGGCGACCACAAGGCCGGGGTGATCTGGCACACCCAGGGTTCCGGCAAAAGCCTGCTGATGGCCTTCTACGCGGGCCTCCTGGTATTCGACCCACGCATGACCAACCCAACGCTAGTGGTGCTTACTGACCGCAACGATTTGGACGACCAGCTGTTCGCTACCTTCTCGATGTGCAAGGACCTGATTCGGCAAACGCCAGTGCAAGCCGAAGACCGGGAGCACCTGCGTAGCTTGCTCCACCGTGCATCCGGCGGCGTGATTTTCACCACGCTGCAGAAGTTTGCACCGCAGCCGGGGGAAACCGAATTTCCGACACTGACCGATCGCTCCAACGTCGTGGTCATCGCCGACGAGGCGCACCGCAGCCAGTACGGCTTCAAGGCCAAGGTGGCGGGCAAGACCGGCGAAATTGCCTACGGCTTCGCCAAATACCTGCGCGATGCCTTGCCCAATGCCTCGTTCATCGGCTTCACCGGCACGCCGATCGAAAAGGATGATGTCAATACGCCCGCCGTATTCGGCCACTACATCGATATCTACGACATCAGTCGGGCGGTCGAAGACGGCGCCACCGTGCCGATCTATTACGAATCACGGCTGGCGCGCATCGAACTGGACGAGGACGAGAAGCCGCGTATCGACGCCGAGATCGAGGCGCTGCTGGAGGACGAGGACGAACCCAGCGCCGAGCGCACCAAGCAAAAATGGTCCACAGTGGAAGCGTTGGTGGGCAGCGACAAACGCTTGGCGCGGGTAGCGGCCGACCTGGTACAGCACTTCGAAGACCGTGTTGCGGCGCTCGATGGCAAGGCGATGGTGGTATGCATGAGCCGACGTATCTGTGTGGCGCTCTATGACGAAATCATCAAGCTGCGCCCTGACTGGCATAGCCAGGACGACCATGCCGGGCAAATCAAGATAGTGATGACGGGTGCGGCTTCCGACCCGCCTGAATGGCAGCAGCACATCGGCAACAAGACGCGGCGCGATCTGTTGGCGAAGCGCGCCCGAGACCCACATGACCCGCTGCGGTTGGTGATCGTACGCGATATGTGGCTGACCGGTTTCGATGCGCCCAGTATGCACACGATGTACATCGACAAACCGATGCGTGGCCACGGCCTGATGCAAGCCATCGCCCGCGTCAATCGCGTGTTCCGCGATAAGCCGGCGGGATTGATCGTGGACTACATCGGCATCGCGCAAAACCTGAAATCGGCGCTTGCCCAATACTCCAAGCCCGACCAGGACAAGACAGGCATCGACGAGGCCGAAGCCATTGCCGTGCTGTTGGAGAAGTACGAGATCGTGCGCGATATGTTCCATGGCTTCGACTACCGTTCCGGCCTTGGCGGCACCCCGACCGAGCGGCTAGCGATGATGGCTGGCGCCATAGAATGGATACTCGACAAGCAGCAACAGTGGGCCGCAGCAGAGAAAACGCCAGAAGCCAAGAAGCAGGCACAGCGGCGTTTTGCCGACGGCGTGTTGGCGCTATCGAAAGCTTTTGCGCTAGCCGCGAGTTCGGATGAAGCGCGCGGCATCCGCGAGGAAGTGGGTTTCTTCCAGGCGATCTGGGCGGCTTTGATCAAAACCGGTAATACGGCGGGTACGACACGACAGGATCGCGAGCTGGCCATTCAGCAGATCGTCAGCCGCGCTGTGATATCGACCGAGATTGTCGACATCCTCGCCGCAGCCGGTATCCAGACCCCGGATATTTCAATCCTGTCGGACGAGTTCCTGTTCGAAGTGCAGCAGATGGAGAAGAAGAACCTAGGGCTGGAAGCGCTGCGCAAGCTGCTCAACGACAGCATTCGATCGCGTTCACACTCCAACGTAGTCGAAACCCGCGGATTTACCGAACGATTAGAAGATGCTATCGCCCGCTATCACGCCAATGCCATCACCACCGCCGAGGTGTTGCAGGAACTGATTAAGCTTGCCCAGGATATCCGTGCCGCGCGGAGTCGTGGTGAGGAGCAAGGCCTGTCCGACGAAGAAATAGCCTTCTACGACGCGCTGGCGGAAAACGAGTCTGCGCTACAGGTGATGGGCGACGACAAGTTACGAGTGATTGCCCACGAACTGCTTGTGAGCCTGCGCGAAAACGTGGCTGTGGACTGGGCACACCGAGAATCTGCCAGGGCCCGGCTCAGGGTGCTGGTGAAGCGAATCCTACGTAAGTACGGTTACCCACCGGATCTGCAGGATGCTGCGGTGCAGACGGTATTACAGCAGGCCGAAGTTCTTTCTGCGCTGTGGCAGCCAGGGTATGCCCACTGA